The genomic segment CGGTTTATCGTCCGAAAATCAGGTTTATTGTTACCACTAAGCCACATAAAATAAATATTTTCCCGAAGTGCCTTGGCAATTCGTCTTGATGAATATATTCTCTGAGTATAGGCATATACTATAACCTTAAGCATCATTTTCGGATGGTAGCTGCTTCTACCCCCACCTTTATATTTTTCAAGCAGGGGTTCAATATTCATCCTTTCTATAGCTGAATTTACCACCCTTACTAAATGATTTTCAGGAATAAACACATCAAAACTCAAAGGCAACATTGTCTGATTCATATTATATTCAATAAATGTCTTTTTATTATGGTTTTTCCTCTTCATATTTATATTTTACCATAAAAAAAAGGTGTTGTCTTTATAAAAATTTCTGACAACACCTTTCTTTTAATATTTACTTTTGGGGGTTATAAAGGGACTTTTGGGACAGCCCCTTTTTTATGTTCTATATATTTCTTCTAAAATTAACTTTCCTGCTTCGTCCATAGCATGAGCTCCCAATAAAAGAATTATATCTCCGGATTCAACCATTTTTAATACTTTCTTAAAATAAGGTAGTAACTCAGGGTTATGTTCAAACTTTATACCTTGTTCTTTAAGGGTTTTTAAAAAGATTTCCTCTTCCTCGGGATGAACCAGATCATCTTCTTTTACCAGTTCGGCACAGTTTGTGATCATCAATTTAACGTTGGGTAGTTTTTTAACCCATCCAGCGATGATTCTGGCATTGTCCTGATTGATTTTAACTCCCCGGTTGCCCCGGATAGCGTTAATGATATATAGTTTTTTATAGGTTAAGTTCTGTACGGTTTCAAAAACTGCGGTATAACTTCCGGGATTATGGGCACAATCATCAATAACAGTAAAATCACCATCATAGATAATCTGAAAACGTCGCCATACTCCGGTAAAAGTAGAGATATTTTGCACCTGTTTTGGAGTTAATCCCAAAAGAAGCCCGGCTCCGCAGGCGCCCAGAGTGTTATATACATTATGTTTACCTGGTAGTTTGATCTCAATTGGTATTCGCATTGGTTCAATTTTGGCATATCTGGTCTGAATGGAATTACGCACTACCAGATCATAATAGGTTTTAAGATTTTTCTGGCGGATGTTTTCTGCTGAAATCATATTCTTTTTCTTAAATCCATAGGTGACAACCTGTGCTTTAATATCTTTGGAAATAAAATTGGCATGAGGATCATCCCCATTTATAAGGGCAATGGCATTATCTTTTAGTTGTTCGAAAAGACTTTTTTTAATTCTAACATAGTGCTCAAAATTCTTATGAAAGTCGAAATGGTCCCGGGTTACATTAGTAAAAATGGTAAGATCAAAATCAATTCCATAGGTTCGCTTTAATTCAATTCCGTGAGACGAGACCTCCATAGAAACTGCTTTAAGATTTGCATCCACCATTTCACGCAGATATTTTTGCAGTTCTACGGCATCAGGTGTAGTCAGTTGGGCCTTTCTTGTTTTTAATCCTGTATCAATGTCCACAGTACCTATAAGTCCGCAGCCGATCCCATTTTTATTGAAGAGATGGTGGAGCAAAAAAGTTGAAGTTGTCTTTCCATTTGTTCCCGTTACTCCAATAGTTAGCAAAAAACGGGATGGATAATCATAGATATAAGCAGCCAATTCGGCGAGGGCAATCCGACCATCTGGAACCTGTTGAACCGGTACATCGACGGATAAATCTATAGGTTTTTCAGTGATGATAACTGAAGCCCCTCTGGCTAAAGCGTCCTCAATATACTCGTGTCCATCTCTTTTAAGGCCCTGGATTGCTACAAAAGCAAACCCGGGCTTTACTTTCCGGGAGTCACATGTAACTCCCCGAATATCTCTAAATAATTTCAATGGCGGTGCCCCCTTACCTTTCCTACTTGAGTTTATTATTTAGTAATGCCCTAATTATTATTATAATATTTTTATGTTAGTTTTTCAGTATTATTTTCCAAAAATTAATTGCCATATTGACTTAAATTTGTTACAATCTAATTGTACACAAAATTGTGCACATAATAAAGATTTTTTTGGGGATTATATCTTTAAGAGGAGTGAAAAATCATTGGAATTAATCCGCATTGGTGATAAAGTTATCAATAAAAATAAAATTTTTAGAATGATCGAAAAAATTTTAAATCTTCGCAGTCAGGGTCTTTCTCAAACAGAGGTAGCTAGAGAATTAGAAGTTGAACGGACTTTTATTTCAAGGTTAGAGAGCCTTGGGGAGGTGCATAAAGGTGGTAGGATAGCTATTGTTGGATTTCCAATTGCTAATGTAGAAGAGATTCGGGAGATGGCATTAAATGAGGGAGTAGAATTTGTTTTACTCATGTCAGAGAAGGAACGTTGGTCATTTATTAAAAGAGATGGGCTTGATATCTTTAATCAGATAATGGAGATTCTTATTCGTCTTAAGGAATATGATCTGGTTATTTTTTTAGGTTCAGATATGCGGATTGATCTGGCTGATACTTTATTGGAAGGAAAGGTTGTTGGGATTGAACTTGGTACTTCCCCTATTACAGAAGATAAATACATAGACCCGTCAATTCTTAAAAACATTATTAAGAATTTTCGAAAATAAAGGAGGGTGAATAGATGAAACATGTGGTCAGTATTAGTCTCGGTTCATCAGAAAGGGATCATGCAGTAGAAACGGAGATTTTAGGTGAAAAGTTTTTAATCGAACGCCGGGGAACTGATGGAGATATAAATAAAGCTATCCAGTTGTTTAAAGAAATGGATGGTAAAGTGGATGCTTTTGGGTTGGGCGGAATTGATCTTTACATTTATGCTGGTCAAAAACGTTATACATTTAGGGATGCAGAAAAGATTATTCGACATATCCGTCATACACCCGTAGTCGATGGCAGTGGACTTAAAAATACGCTGGAGCGAAAAGTGGTTCATTACCTTGCACAGGAGTATGGTTATGATTTAAAAGGTAAAAAGGTGCTTATGGTCTGCGCTGTGGATCGATTTGGTATGGCAGAAGCTTTGATTGAAGAGGGAAGTGATGTAACCTTTGGAGATATGATCTTTGCCTTGGGGATTCCGGTTCCTTTGAAATCTATTAAAAGTTTAAATCGGTTGGCCCGGGTACTTTGTCCTGTAATAACTAAACTACCGTTTAAGATGCTTTATCCTACTGGAAATAGACAAAAAGAAGAGAGCCAGGAACGTTTTAATTCATTTTATGAGGAGGCAGATATTATTGCGGGTGATTTCCACTATATTCGAAAATATTTACCAAAAGATATTCATGGAAAGTTGATTTTGACAAATACCGTGACCTCCCGTGATGTAGAGATGCTTAAATCACGTGGAGCCTGGATGTTGGTGACCACAACTCCTAACTTAAATGGTCGTTCTTTTGGAACCAATGTGATGGAAGCGGTTTTGGTCTCATTATCCGATAAAAAGCCCGCAGAATTAACTCCCGCTGACTATGATCGACTTTTGGATCAGATCGGATTTGTTCCCAGAATTGAAATTCTAAACCCTGTTCAGGAAAGTCAAACAATCGTATTGTAAATTAAATTTATTAAGGAGGTTAATATACTTGACCAAATTTGCCTTTATTATTCATCCATTGGATGTTGGTGATGTAAGCAGGAAGTTTCCCTGGATGAAGCATCTATCTGATAAAATGGTTGAAAATATTATGCGCTGTCTTCCTCCATTTACTGCATCTGAGATTACCGGAGTTCGCTCTGTTTTGGGTGAGGAGGTAGAAGGATGGTTTGTTGCCTGTCCTTTAACAGCAAGACAGATGGTGCAGTATCCGGAACATTATGTTTTAAAGAAAATTATTAAGGCCTGTAAAAAGGCCGAAAAATTAGGGGCAGAAATAATTGGCCTTGGAGCTTTTACATCGGTAGTAGGAGATAAGGGAATCAGTATTAGTCGGGCTCTAAATATCCCTGTAACAACCGGTAACTCTTACACTGTAGCTACGGCTTTGGAAAGTATTATTCTGGCTGCTCATGAAATGGGACTGGATTTAAAAGAGGAAAGGATAACTGTTGTGGGAGCTACTGGTTCTATTGGTCGAGCCTGTAGCAAAATATTGGCAGAAGAGTGTACTGAGATCAATCTTCTAGCCCGTACTGAAAAAAAATTATTCGAGTTGGCAGATGAGTTAACAGCTATTAATCCTGATATAAAGGTCAATATCTATTTACCGGAACAAATGAAGGAGTGTCTTTCTAAGTCCAGAATTATCCTGTCTGCTTCTGGAGCTGTTTGTGAATTGATTCAACCTGAAATGCTTCTCCCAGGCTCGGTAGTTTGTGATGTGGCTCGCCCCAGAGATGTGGCGGTAAAAGTTGCTGAGAAAAGAGATGATGTGCTGGTTATTGAAGGTGGTGTAGTAATGGTTCCTGGTCCTGTGGAGTTTAACCTTGATTTTGGATTTCCACCGAAGACCAGTTATGCCTGTATGGCTGAGACCATGATTCTGGCGTTAGAAAAACGTTTTGAGTGCTATTCTTTAGGACCTGAGTTAGAACTTGAAAAAATTCGTGAGATCTCAGATCTGGCCCGTAAACATGGATTTAAATTAGCGGGTTTGAGAAGCTTTGAACGGGCCATAACCCCTGAGGTTTTAAAACAAATTCGTAATCGAGTCAAAGAAGTTATTTGACTTGACAAATTTTAGAGAATAAATTATAATAAGTTATTAATGAAAGGCACATACTTAGTGTCAGAAATTTTTTCTGGCACTAATTTTTCTTGTGTAAAATCAATTTGTTAAATCCTGTTTTTAAGTTCAGGATAAATTTTAATAGAAAAGGAGACGGGTGTTATGGCGGAGGAAATTATTTTAACACGTGAAGGTTTCAAAAAATTAGAAGAAGAGTTAAATCATTTAAAAAATGTACGTCGTAGAGAGGTTGCTAAACGAATCAAACATGCCCGGGAGTTTGGAGATATCAGTGAAAATTCCGAATACGACGAAGCTAAGAATGAGCAGGCATTTGTCGAAGGTCGAATTCGTGAAATTGAGCATTTGTTGCGTAAGGCCAGGATTGCTGAAGAAGAGAGTGAAGCTGATGTAGTCTCTGTAGGTAAAACTGTAACATTGAAAGATTTAGACAATAATGAAGAGATTACATACAGCATTGTTGGTTCAGTAGAATCTGACCCATTGAACTACAAAATTTCTAACGAATCACCTTTAGGTAAGGCTATTATTGGTAAAAAAGTTGGTGATATCGTTGAGTTTGATGCTCCAATTGGTCGAGTTAGATATCGGATTATGGCATTAAAAAAGTAAAGACGTAAAAGGTAATAAGGAGGAATTATACAATGGAGTTTCAAGAACATGATTTAAATGAACTAATGTTACAAAGACGCCAAAAATTAAAGAAATTGAGAGAAAAGAATATCGAACCCTATGGAGATAAATTTGAATTTACCCATCATACTACTGATATCAAGGAAAACTTTGATGATTTGGAGGGTAAGGAAGTAACAATAGCAGGCCGTTTAATGGCAAAGCGTGGTCAGGGAAAAGCCAGTTTTGCTGAAGTAGCGGATATGCATGGTCGAATTCAGATTTATGTCAGGAAAAATATTGTAGGTGAGGACTTATATGAACTTTTTACTACATTAGATATTGGTGATATTATTGGTTTAACAGGTGAAGTCTTTAAAACCAGAACAGGTGAAATTACCATTCGTGTAAAGGAATTTAAATTATTAAGCAAATCATTGCGTCCTCTTCCTGAAAAATATCATGGTCTTAAAGATAAAGAATTGCGGTACCGTATGCGGTATCTTGACTTAATGATCAATCCGGAAGTAAAAAATACCTTTATTACCCGGAGTAAAATTATCCGGTCAATTCGTAACTATTTAGATGAACGTAATTTCCTGGAAGTAGAGACTCCTATGATGCATCCAATTGCCGGGGGAGCTAGTGCTCGTCCTTTTATTACCCATCATAATGCACTGGATATAGACCTTTATTTACGAATTGCTCCAGAACTATATTTAAAGCGGCTCATTGTTGGTGGTTTTGAGAGGGTTTATGAGATTAACCGTAATTTCCGTAACGAAGGAATGTCATATAAGCATAATCCTGAGTTTACTATGTTAGAACTTTATCAGGCTTATGCTGATTATCATGATATGATGGAATTGACTGAGAATTTATTTGCCCATGTGGCACAGGAAGTATTGGGAACAGTAAAAGTTACTTATCAAGGAGTTGAGATTGATCTGACTCCACCCTGGCGTCGATTGACCATGATCGATGCTGTAAAGGAATTTACAGGTGTTGATTTTAAGGAGATTGAGACAGATGAAGAAGCTCGTAAGGTTGCTAAAGAACTGGGTGTTGAAGTAGAACCGACCGCAAATTGGGGTGCTATTGTTAATGAAGTTTTTGAAGAAAAGGTAGAAAAGCACTTAATTCAACCTGTATTTATCATGGATCATCCGGTTGAGGTCTCTCCTCTGGCTAAGCGTCGGGAAGATGATCCACGGTTGACCTATCGTTTTGAAGGATACATTTTTGCTCGTGAGATGTGTAATGCTTTCTCCGAGTTAAATGATCCTATTGATCAAAAAGAGCGTTTTCTGGCTCAGGTAGCAAAACGGGAAGCTGGAGACGATGAAGCTCAGATGATGGATGAAGATTTCATTCGTGCTTTAGAATATGGTATGCCACCAACCGGCGGACTCGGAATAGGTATTGACAGAATGGTTATGCTTTTAACTGATTCTCCATCTATTCGTGATGTTATCTTATTCCCAACGATGCGTCCGGAAAAATAATTAGAACAAGCCAGGTAGATTTAGCTCTACCTGGTTTTTTATAGTATGATTTGTGACTTTATGCTCTAATCTGGGTACTGAATATGAAAAAATCTTGACTTAAAAATTTTTTAAAAAACCTCTTGACAAGTATGACAATAAATGATATGATACTAGGTGTCGCGACAATAAGCGACAGGAAAAAATGACCTTTGAAAAGTGAACAGCAATCAGCCAGAAGATTTCCTTTGAGTTAAGGAAACTAAGCGCTTTAAAGTGCTTAAGATAGATTTTGTTTGGAGAGTTTGATCCTGGCTCAGGACGAACGCTGGCGGCGTGCCTAACACATGCAAGTCGAACGGCCTGCTCTGACGGAGGCCTTCGGGCTGAAGTTGGAAGTCAGGCAGTGGCGGACGGGTGAGTAACGCGTGGGTAATCTACCTCCGAAACGGGGATAACCCACCGAAAGGTGGGCTAATACCGGATGAGCTTCCGGGGACGCATGTTCCTGGAAGGAAAGGTGGCGTTAAGCTGCCGATCGGAGATGAGCCCGCGTCCCATTAGCTAGTTGGTGAGGTAACGGCTCACCAAGGCGACGATGGGTAGCCGGCCTGAGAGGGTGTACGGCCACACTGGGACTGAGACACGGCCCAGACTCCTACGGGAGGCAGCAGTGGGGAATATTCCGCAATGGGGGAAACCCTGACGGAGCAACGCCGCGTGGGTGAAGAAGTTCTTCGGAACGTAAAGCCCTGTCATGAGGGAAGAAAGGCCGCATGTTTAAGAGATGTGCGGTTTGACGGTACCTCATAAGAAAGCTCCGGCTAACTACGTGCCAGCAGCCGCGGTAATACGTAGGGAGCGAGCGTTGTCCGGAATTACTGGGCGTAAAGGGCGCGTAGGCGGTCTGGTAAGTCAAATGTGAAATACACTGGCTTAACCAGTGGGCTGCGTTTGAAACTGCCGGACTAGAGGTCAGGAGAGGAGAGTGGAATTCCTGGTGTAGCGGTGAAATGCGTAGATATCAGGAAGAACACCGGTGGCGAAGGCGGCTCTCTGGCCTGTACCTGACGCTGAGGCGCGAAAGCGTGGGGAGCGAACGGGATTAGATACCCCGGTAGTCCACGCCGTAAACGATGGATACTAAGTGTTGGGGGTTTAGATACCCTCAGTGCTGTAGCTAACGCGATAAGTATCCCGCCTGGGGAGTACGGTCGCAAGACTGAAACTCAAAGGAATTGACGGGGGCCCGCACAAGCGGTGGAGCATGTGGTTTAATTCGAAGCAACGCGAAGAACCTTACCAGGGCTTGACATCCCGTGACTACCTGTGAAAGCAGGGTCTGGCTCTTTGAGCCACACGGTGACAGGTGGTGCATGGTTGTCGTCAGCTCGTGTCGTGAGATGTTGGGTTAAGTCCCGCAACGAGCGCAACCCCTGTCCTTAGTTGCCAGCGGGTAAAGCCGGGGACTCTAAGGAGACTGCCGGTGACAAACCGGAGGAAGGTGGGGATGACGTCAAATCATCATGCCCTTTATGCCCTGGGCTACACACGTGCTACAATGGGCTGTACAAAGGGTTGCGAAGCCGCGAGGTGGAGCTAATCCCAAAAAGCAGCTCTCAGTTCGGATTGCAGGCTGCAACTCGCCTGCATGAAGCCGGAATCGCTAGTAATCGCAGGTCAGCATACTGCGGTGAATACGTTCCCGGGCCTTGTACACACCGCCCGTCACACCACCCGAGTTGGATGCACCAGAAGTCGCTGTCCTAACCGATGAGGGGGGAGGCGCCAAAGGTGTGTCTGGTGAGGGGGGTGAAGTCGTAACAAGGTAGCCGTACCGGAAGGTGCGGCTGGATCACCTCCTTTCTAAGGAGAAGAGAGTGCTGATTGCTGTTCACTTTTGAGAGGTCATAAGCCTTTCAGTCTGTACTTTGAAAACTGCATATTGGGGTTCGAGATAGATCAAGCTGTAAAGGGCATACGGTGGATGCCTAGGCGCCAGGAGCCGACGAAGGACGTGGTAAGCTGCGAAAAGCCCCGGTGAGCTGCAAACAAGCGTAGACCCGGGGATGTCCGAATGGGGTAACCCACCACAGGTAATGCTGTGGTATCACACACTGAATGCATAGGTGTGTGAGGGCAAGCGGGGGAACTGAAACATCTTAGTACCCCGAGGAGAAGAAAGCAAAAGCGATTCCCTGAGTAGCGGCGAGCGAAAGGGGAGGAGCCCAAACCCATGTAGTGTAGAAGGGTGCAGCCGTTGCTACATGGGGGTTTAGGACCTCAACGGACAGTCTGCACGCTGTCAGGGGTTAAACTGAGAGTCTAGCCGAACTGTCTGGGAAGGCAGGCCATAGAAGGTGAGAGCCCTGTAGGCGAAAGGCTTGAAGACCCTGTTGAGGATCCAGAGTACCACGGGACACGTGGAACCCTGTGGGAAGATAGGAGGACCATCTCCGAAGGCTAAATACTCCCTGGCGACCGATAGTGAAGAAGTACCGTGAGGGAAAGGTGAAAAGAACCCCGGGAGGGGAGTGAAATAGAACCTGAAACCGTATGCCTACAAGCAGTGGGAGGACTATTAGAAAGTCTGACCGCGTACTTTTTGTAGAACGGACCGGCGAGTTATGGCATGTAGCGTAGAGGTTAAGCCGAAAGGGGCGAAGCCGTAGGGAAACCGAGTCTGAAGAGGGCGCAAGTTACATGCCATAGACCCGAAACCAGGTGATCTATCCATGGCCAGGGTGAAGCAGGTGTAAGAGTCTGTGGAGGCCCGAACCACATTGACGTTGAAAAGTCATGGGATGAGCTGTGGATAGGGGTGAAAAGCCAATCGAACCTGGAGATAGCTGGTTCTCCCCGAAATAGCTTTAGGGCTAGCCTCAGGTGTTAGGTATCGGCGGTAGAGCACTGATTGAGCTAGGGGCCCTGAAAGGTTACCGAACTCATTCAAACTCCGAACACCGATACCGAAGAGCCTGGGAGTCAGACTATGTGGGATAAGCTTCATAGTCGAGAGGGGAACAGCCCAGACCGCCAGCTAAGGCCCCCAAGTACAGGCTAAGTGGGAAAGGATGTGGGACTGCATAGACAACCAGGATGTTGGCTTAGAAGCAGCCATTCATTTAAAGAGTGCGTAATAGCTCACTGGTCGAGTGGTTCTGCGCCGAAAATGTAGCGGGGCTAAGCCTGTCGCCGAAGCTGCGGATTCGCGTAAGCGGATGGTAGGGGAGCATTCTATACGGGGCGAAGCCGTACCGTAAGGAGCGGTGGACTGTATAGAAGAGAGAATGCCGGTATGAGTAGCGATAAGGGGAGTGAGAATCTCCCCCGCCGAAAGCCTGAGGATTCCTGAGGAAGGTTCGTCCGCTCAGGGTAAGCCGGGACCTAAGCTGAGGCCGAAAGGCGTAGGCGATGGACAATCGGTTGAGATTCCGATGCCGCCTAATTGGCGTTTGAGCGAAGCGGTGACGCAGAAGGATAGGCCAGCACAGTGGTGGAATACTGTGTCCAAGCATGTAGGAGGGCCGGATAGGCAAATCCGTCCGGCTGTTAACTCTGAGGTGTGATGGGGAGCCCTGAAATGGGGCGAAGTGGCTGATTCCCCGCTGCCGAGAAAAGCCGCTAGCGAGCCAATGGGCGCCCGTACCGCAAACCGACACAGGTGGGCGAGGAGAGAATCCTAAGGCGCGCGAGAGAACCCCCGTTAAGGAACTCGGCAAAATGACTCCGTAACTTCGGGAGAAGGAGTGCTCCGAGTAGGAGAAGCGGCGAGCCCGCGGATTCGAAAGGAGTTGCAGAGAATAGGCCCAGGCGACTGTTTACCAAAAACACAGGTCTCTGCTAAGTCGCAAGACGAAGTATAGGGGCTGACGCCTGCCCGGTGCTGGAAGGTCAAGGGGAGATGTTAGCCATTAGAGGCGAAGCATCGAACTTAAGCCCCAGTAAACGGCGGCCGTAACTATAACGGTCCTAAGGTAGCGAAATTCCTTGTCGGGTAAGTTCCGACCTGCACGAATGGCGTAACGACCTGGGCGCTGTCTCAACGGGGGACTCGGCGAAATTGTAGTGTGAGTGAAGATGCTCACTACCCGCGGCAGGACGGAAAGACCCCGTGGAGCTTTACTGCAGCCTGATATTGGATTTTGGTACAGCATGTACAGGATAGGTGGGAGGCGTAGAAGCCAGCACGCCAGTGTTGGTGGAGCCGTCGGTGGGATACCACTCTTGCTGTGCTGGAATTCTAACCAGATACCGTGATCCGGTATTGGGACATTGTCAGGTGGGCAGTTTGACTGGGGCGGTCGCCTCCTAAAAGGTAACGGAGGCGCCCAAAGGTTCCCTCAGTGCGGTCGGAAATCGCACGTAGAGTGTAAAGGCAGAAGGGAGCTTGACTGCGAGACAGACAGGTCGAGCAGGTACGAAAGTAGGGCTTAGTGATCCGGCGGTAGAGGATGGAATTGCCGTCGCTCAACGGATAAAAGTTACCCCGGGGATAACAGGCTTATCTCCCCCAAGAGTTCACATCGACGGGGAGGTTTGGCACCTCGATGTCGGCTCGTCGCATCCTGGGGCTGAAGCAGGTCCCAAGGGTTTGGCTGTTCGCCAATTAAAGCGGTACGCGAGCTGGGTTCAGAACGTCGTGAGACAGTTCGGT from the Anoxybacter fermentans genome contains:
- a CDS encoding polysaccharide biosynthesis protein codes for the protein MTKFAFIIHPLDVGDVSRKFPWMKHLSDKMVENIMRCLPPFTASEITGVRSVLGEEVEGWFVACPLTARQMVQYPEHYVLKKIIKACKKAEKLGAEIIGLGAFTSVVGDKGISISRALNIPVTTGNSYTVATALESIILAAHEMGLDLKEERITVVGATGSIGRACSKILAEECTEINLLARTEKKLFELADELTAINPDIKVNIYLPEQMKECLSKSRIILSASGAVCELIQPEMLLPGSVVCDVARPRDVAVKVAEKRDDVLVIEGGVVMVPGPVEFNLDFGFPPKTSYACMAETMILALEKRFECYSLGPELELEKIREISDLARKHGFKLAGLRSFERAITPEVLKQIRNRVKEVI
- a CDS encoding helix-turn-helix domain-containing protein translates to MELIRIGDKVINKNKIFRMIEKILNLRSQGLSQTEVARELEVERTFISRLESLGEVHKGGRIAIVGFPIANVEEIREMALNEGVEFVLLMSEKERWSFIKRDGLDIFNQIMEILIRLKEYDLVIFLGSDMRIDLADTLLEGKVVGIELGTSPITEDKYIDPSILKNIIKNFRK
- a CDS encoding quinate 5-dehydrogenase encodes the protein MKHVVSISLGSSERDHAVETEILGEKFLIERRGTDGDINKAIQLFKEMDGKVDAFGLGGIDLYIYAGQKRYTFRDAEKIIRHIRHTPVVDGSGLKNTLERKVVHYLAQEYGYDLKGKKVLMVCAVDRFGMAEALIEEGSDVTFGDMIFALGIPVPLKSIKSLNRLARVLCPVITKLPFKMLYPTGNRQKEESQERFNSFYEEADIIAGDFHYIRKYLPKDIHGKLILTNTVTSRDVEMLKSRGAWMLVTTTPNLNGRSFGTNVMEAVLVSLSDKKPAELTPADYDRLLDQIGFVPRIEILNPVQESQTIVL
- the lysS gene encoding lysine--tRNA ligase, yielding MEFQEHDLNELMLQRRQKLKKLREKNIEPYGDKFEFTHHTTDIKENFDDLEGKEVTIAGRLMAKRGQGKASFAEVADMHGRIQIYVRKNIVGEDLYELFTTLDIGDIIGLTGEVFKTRTGEITIRVKEFKLLSKSLRPLPEKYHGLKDKELRYRMRYLDLMINPEVKNTFITRSKIIRSIRNYLDERNFLEVETPMMHPIAGGASARPFITHHNALDIDLYLRIAPELYLKRLIVGGFERVYEINRNFRNEGMSYKHNPEFTMLELYQAYADYHDMMELTENLFAHVAQEVLGTVKVTYQGVEIDLTPPWRRLTMIDAVKEFTGVDFKEIETDEEARKVAKELGVEVEPTANWGAIVNEVFEEKVEKHLIQPVFIMDHPVEVSPLAKRREDDPRLTYRFEGYIFAREMCNAFSELNDPIDQKERFLAQVAKREAGDDEAQMMDEDFIRALEYGMPPTGGLGIGIDRMVMLLTDSPSIRDVILFPTMRPEK
- the greA gene encoding transcription elongation factor GreA produces the protein MAEEIILTREGFKKLEEELNHLKNVRRREVAKRIKHAREFGDISENSEYDEAKNEQAFVEGRIREIEHLLRKARIAEEESEADVVSVGKTVTLKDLDNNEEITYSIVGSVESDPLNYKISNESPLGKAIIGKKVGDIVEFDAPIGRVRYRIMALKK
- a CDS encoding Mur ligase family protein, whose translation is MKLFRDIRGVTCDSRKVKPGFAFVAIQGLKRDGHEYIEDALARGASVIITEKPIDLSVDVPVQQVPDGRIALAELAAYIYDYPSRFLLTIGVTGTNGKTTSTFLLHHLFNKNGIGCGLIGTVDIDTGLKTRKAQLTTPDAVELQKYLREMVDANLKAVSMEVSSHGIELKRTYGIDFDLTIFTNVTRDHFDFHKNFEHYVRIKKSLFEQLKDNAIALINGDDPHANFISKDIKAQVVTYGFKKKNMISAENIRQKNLKTYYDLVVRNSIQTRYAKIEPMRIPIEIKLPGKHNVYNTLGACGAGLLLGLTPKQVQNISTFTGVWRRFQIIYDGDFTVIDDCAHNPGSYTAVFETVQNLTYKKLYIINAIRGNRGVKINQDNARIIAGWVKKLPNVKLMITNCAELVKEDDLVHPEEEEIFLKTLKEQGIKFEHNPELLPYFKKVLKMVESGDIILLLGAHAMDEAGKLILEEIYRT